ATACTAAAACAAGTGCTACTGAGAAGCATACTACTGAAGAAAGCCACTGGTATGACATTTTCATTCGCGGTCCAGATGAAGATACTGATGCTGATGACGAAGAAAATATACCCGAAGTTATGAAGGGTTGGCTTACAATTTACAATTCTGACAACCAAAAATCCCCGTTCACAAAGACAAGTGCGAGAACCCAAGTTCTCTCGAAGATCAAAAGACTTGTCACGATGTACAAAGATGAAAATGTAAGTGTAATACTAACTGGACACAGCCTCGGTGCAAGTTTAGCAATCTTATGTGCATTTGATTTAGTTGAAAACGGGTTATCTAAAATACCTGTGACGGCTATCGTATTTGGTAGCCCGCAAATTGGTGATAAAGCTTTCACTGATAAGGTTATGACTTTCACTAACCTTCGGATATTGCACGTGAAGAACACGATTGATCTTATACCGCTCTATCCAAGTGCCCTATTAGGTTTTGCTTATACAGGGACAGAATTTGAAGTCGATACTCGAAAATCAACGAGTTTAAAGGATTCCAGTAATCCTAGCGACTGGCATAACCTGCAAGCTATACTCCATATAGTTGCTGGTTGGAatggaaaagaaaaggaatttGAATTGAAAGTGGACAGATGTGTTGCATTGGTTAATAAGTCTTGTGACTATCTGAAAGATGACCAGTTAGTTCCAGCGTCATGGTGGATAGAGACGAACAAAGGAATGGTGCTTGAAGGCGGGAAATGGGTTATGGGTCCACCAGATGAAGAGCACATACCTGTTCCTGAATCTTACTAAGCCTTCATATATTGTCTTAATCTATTTTCTGTTTCTaaaatatttgtaattttttcttttacttttatttgaAAATAAGGGAGCTTGGGGTGGAAAATACAAGTTCCCATGCTTGATGGAGAGTAATTTGGATTCCAGATAAGAAGGATATGTGTGGTGTACTCGATTTTAATAATGTATTTTGTGTGCAAGACATAAATTTTATATTTACATTTTCCAGGAAGGAAAAACTAGCTAAAACTTAAGAAGGAAGATAATTACCATTTTCCAGGATGGAAAAATTGGCTAAAATTCAAGAAGGAAGTATCCCATCATATATGCGAACGAAAAATTAAGGTGAATATATCTGTAAGCGCGACCTAGATTTTTCTTTATCTCTTGCAATAAGAGAAACACTAAAACTTAAAGCTTTGTTATTTCGATCTGCACCCATGTAAGCAGATGGGAGCAGTTCTTCTTATACAACCACttctacttttttcttttctttgtgcaTTACTTTGTCCGTTAAATTGTAGTACTCAATTTAGCTTTATTTACCATGTTTTAGATCTACGAAGTCTGCAGCTGAATTTTGTATGATTTTTCTTACTCTTCTTTAGTCTGTCAGATTCAGTAGCAAGTTTGTAAATCTCATTTATATTTGGGTTTTTTGTCTTAGTGTTAGTGTATATGTCTCATTAGATAAAATGGTAGGTTGTGAGTAAATATGATAGTCATTCTTCACATACCTATGTTGATAAAATTCTCGTATATGTCTCCGtcgttcttcggtcttcaatcttcaaggtcgaTTAGTGAATTATGATATTCAACTAGCATATGCTTTGTTCCAAGTCCGAGAGTGATCTTGGTAGACTATAAATTAGATAGagtttttgatcaactaaattttacAACAAGTTTGATATACCAAAATTTGTGAATTTGACCGAAagatgctctaacaattatgttACCAACAAATATGTCAATTATGCAAATTCCAACTACAGCTCATTTTATGGGTGCAAAAGAATTCTCAGGTTTGCCAAAGAGACATTAAACATTCTGTTTAGTAATGATTATTGGAAGTTCATGGCTTTAGTCATGTAGATTAGGCAGGTGCACCTGACACCAAGCGCAGTACTAGtggtttttgtattttttttaggtCTAATCCTATTTTTCGGACTAGTTAAATACAAATATTCTGGTTAGGTCGAGAATTGAAGCTGAATAAAGGTCCTTGGCTAACTATGCTGCAAAAATTGTTTAGGTATGTCGGTTTCATAAGGAGCTGCAtcttttcttaattattttttacttatttttctAGTCGTACACTGTGACAACATCAGCAACACTTCTCTATCTTCCAATCCTCTATTTTGTACCAAAATGAAACACTTATCTATGGATTATCACTTTGTTCGCGAGCTTGTACAGTCTAAGGATTTGCAGGTGCTTTATGTCTCTACTCTGGATCGAGTAGGAGAGATCTTCACCAAGGGATTATCAATTGTCCAAGATTTAGTCTTCTTAGAGACAAGTTGAAGGTTTTTTCTTCTGGACACCTCAACTTAAAAGAGGCTGATAGAACCTTACATTTCTTTCATTTCATTGCAACAATTTCATATGTTAACTATTTTATGTTAGATAATAATATTTGCTTAGTTGTCGTTATCTGCAAGTGCATGTATTTTTCTGATTGGTCAATAGTGACAATCACAAATCGGGTCTTCTCTTCTCTCTTTTAGTGTACTTATgaatattttgtgtttttttcattttttgcaaCAAGACAATTGTTTTGGACAATTGTAATTTTGTAACTTTACTTTTCAATCAATAGAAAAACATTGTACTATCATATTTATACTTAGATTTCAAAACTTCTAGGCAAATAGACTTGCTAAAGAGATCAACTTATATAAATGATGTTTTAAAGgcttttgtttgtaaatcttagaATACGAAAAAAAAATCTACTATTTTGTTGTATATTTGTGTGAGCTAGAATGATAATTCTTtggtggagaaaatatgaaatatTATTAAAC
This DNA window, taken from Papaver somniferum cultivar HN1 chromosome 3, ASM357369v1, whole genome shotgun sequence, encodes the following:
- the LOC113356331 gene encoding phospholipase A1-IIdelta-like; the protein is MEIPKLEPGKWEEILGSKNWEGLLEPLDLNVRQLILRCGDFCQATYDSFISDQHSKYCGGCRYGKKSFFEKLAMESAANDYFVDSFLYATSPTVPLFSFSFSEEAWDRESNWIGYISVSTDEVSKKLGRREIYIAWRGTTTTLEWMNVFDAEKASVKPLLRPKTLNTKTSATEKHTTEESHWYDIFIRGPDEDTDADDEENIPEVMKGWLTIYNSDNQKSPFTKTSARTQVLSKIKRLVTMYKDENVSVILTGHSLGASLAILCAFDLVENGLSKIPVTAIVFGSPQIGDKAFTDKVMTFTNLRILHVKNTIDLIPLYPSALLGFAYTGTEFEVDTRKSTSLKDSSNPSDWHNLQAILHIVAGWNGKEKEFELKVDRCVALVNKSCDYLKDDQLVPASWWIETNKGMVLEGGKWVMGPPDEEHIPVPESY